The proteins below are encoded in one region of Acanthochromis polyacanthus isolate Apoly-LR-REF ecotype Palm Island chromosome 4, KAUST_Apoly_ChrSc, whole genome shotgun sequence:
- the LOC110969844 gene encoding LHFPL tetraspan subfamily member 3 protein-like isoform X1, translated as MSASPALSDLSRLYQTEFVRSARAVGVLWAVCSLCFAIIQVVILVQPSWIGTADVRPPQPSGTLGLFEVCLESDWPVPDCRGGLSSLSPLPSFQSVAVLVGVSLWAVWTSVLCLCLFRFCSAATVYKICAWLQLTAGFCLALACLLFPDSWESPEMRALCGDSVRTNTVRAECWGTDKVHVGSFSPGNCSVHWAYILAILGVLDYAILATLAFVLANRQDALLPPDSQDVTTGLLMTA; from the exons ATGTCGGCGTCTCCCGCCCTCTCCGACCTTTCCCGCCTCTACCAGACGGAGTTTGTTCGCAGTGCCAGAGCCGTGGGCGTCCTCTGGGCCGTCTGCTCGCTCTGCTTCGCCATCATCCAGGTGGTCATCCTGGTGCAGCCGTCCTGGATCGGCACCGCGGACGTCCGGCCTCCGCAGCCCAGCGGCACCCTGGGATTGTTTGAG GTATGTCTGGAGTCTGATTGGCCGGTCCCAGACTGTCGTGGCGGTCTGTCCAGTCTGTCTCCTCTGCCGTCCTTCCAGTCGGTGGCAGTGTTGGTGGGTGTGTCTCTGTGGGCGGTGTGGACCAGCgtcctctgtctctgtctcttcaGGTTCTGCAGCGCTGCAACCGTCTACAAGATCTGCGCCTGGCTGCAGCTGACTGCAG ggTTCTGCCTGGCGCTGGCCTGCCTCCTGTTTCCAGACTCGTGGGAGAGTCCAGAGATGAGAGCTCTTTGTGGTGACTCGGTGAGGACAAACACTGTGAGGGCTGAATGTTGGGGAACAGATAAAGTTCAT GTGGGCAGTTTCTCTCCAGGTAACTGTTCGGTGCACTGGGCCTACATCCTGGCCATCCTGGGAGTTCTTGATTATGCCATCTTGGCCACGCTGGCCTTTGTCCTGGCCAACAGACAGGATGCGCTGCTGCCGCCAGATTCCCAGGACG TGACCACGGGTCTGCTGATGACGGCATGA
- the LOC110969844 gene encoding LHFPL tetraspan subfamily member 3 protein-like isoform X2 produces the protein MSASPALSDLSRLYQTEFVRSARAVGVLWAVCSLCFAIIQVVILVQPSWIGTADVRPPQPSGTLGLFEVCLESDWPVPDCRGGLSSLSPLPSFQSVAVLVGVSLWAVWTSVLCLCLFRFCSAATVYKICAWLQLTAGFCLALACLLFPDSWESPEMRALCGDSVGSFSPGNCSVHWAYILAILGVLDYAILATLAFVLANRQDALLPPDSQDVTTGLLMTA, from the exons ATGTCGGCGTCTCCCGCCCTCTCCGACCTTTCCCGCCTCTACCAGACGGAGTTTGTTCGCAGTGCCAGAGCCGTGGGCGTCCTCTGGGCCGTCTGCTCGCTCTGCTTCGCCATCATCCAGGTGGTCATCCTGGTGCAGCCGTCCTGGATCGGCACCGCGGACGTCCGGCCTCCGCAGCCCAGCGGCACCCTGGGATTGTTTGAG GTATGTCTGGAGTCTGATTGGCCGGTCCCAGACTGTCGTGGCGGTCTGTCCAGTCTGTCTCCTCTGCCGTCCTTCCAGTCGGTGGCAGTGTTGGTGGGTGTGTCTCTGTGGGCGGTGTGGACCAGCgtcctctgtctctgtctcttcaGGTTCTGCAGCGCTGCAACCGTCTACAAGATCTGCGCCTGGCTGCAGCTGACTGCAG ggTTCTGCCTGGCGCTGGCCTGCCTCCTGTTTCCAGACTCGTGGGAGAGTCCAGAGATGAGAGCTCTTTGTGGTGACTCG GTGGGCAGTTTCTCTCCAGGTAACTGTTCGGTGCACTGGGCCTACATCCTGGCCATCCTGGGAGTTCTTGATTATGCCATCTTGGCCACGCTGGCCTTTGTCCTGGCCAACAGACAGGATGCGCTGCTGCCGCCAGATTCCCAGGACG TGACCACGGGTCTGCTGATGACGGCATGA